A genomic window from Salvia miltiorrhiza cultivar Shanhuang (shh) chromosome 5, IMPLAD_Smil_shh, whole genome shotgun sequence includes:
- the LOC131026651 gene encoding 2-oxoglutarate-dependent dioxygenase 19-like translates to MAPPIALPLPRPPPAITSVRKLANLSSIPSNYAHNAETEASEPGDSIPVVDLSLLASGHAGAVEDLDKACREWGFFMIVNHGIPGELVKGVLDATREFFELPEEEKPEFQPKDVLTPVRYGTSFNTEKEEVFCWRDFLKVFVHPEFNCPERPESLRKLVIEYSERCREVTRRLLIGVSKSLGLEEGEAEAALGMASTLQIFIANLYPRCPEPEAAMGMPPHSDHGLFTLLIENGVGGLQIQRGGRWINVKAQPNSILVNTGDHLEIFSNGKYKSVVHRAVVNGEKTRISVAMANGPSRDAVVEAQGCAPPAYAPVKYGDYILAQQSNQLNGKSILKSFSIED, encoded by the exons ATGGCACCACCAATAGCTCTGCCGCTGCCTCGGCCGCCGCCAGCCATCACAAGCGTGAGAAAGCTAGCAAACCTGAGCTCCATCCCTTCCAACTACGCCCACAACGCCGAAACCGAGGCTTCGGAGCCCGGGGATTCGATCCCCGTCGTCGATCTCTCGCTTCTCGCCTCCGGCCACGCCGGGGCCGTCGAGGATCTGGACAAGGCGTGCCGGGAGTGGGGCTTCTTCATGATAGTGAACCACGGGATACCGGGGGAGCTGGTGAAGGGCGTGCTCGATGCCACGCGCGAGTTCTTCGAGCTCCCGGAGGAGGAGAAGCCGGAATTCCAGCCCAAAGACGTGCTTACTCCGGTGAGgtacggcacgagttttaatactGAGAAGGAGGAGGTCTTCTGCTGGAGAGATTTCTTGAAGGTGTTCGTGCATCCCGAGTTCAATTGTCCGGAGAGACCGGAATCTCTCAG AAAGCTAGTAATAGAATACTCCGAAAGATGTCGAGAGGTGACGAGAAGATTGTTGATCGGAGTATCGAAAAGCCTAGGGCTGGAAGAAGGCGAAGCGGAGGCGGCGCTCGGCATGGCCTCGACTCTGCAGATCTTCATCGCGAATCTGTACCCGCGGTGCCCGGAACCTGAGGCAGCGATGGGGATGCCGCCGCATTCCGACCACGGCCTCTTCACGCTTCTAATAGAGAACGGCGTCGGCGGCCTGCAGATACAGCGCGGCGGCAGATGGATTAATGTCAAAGCTCAGCCCAACTCCATCTTGGTTAACACCGGCGATCACCTTGAg ATATTCAGCAATGGGAAATACAAGAGCGTGGTGCACCGGGCTGTTGTGAACGGTGAGAAGACGAGGATTTCGGTGGCGATGGCTAACGGGCCGTCACGAGACGCGGTGGTGGAAGCCCAAGGCTGCGCGCCGCCGGCGTATGCTCCGGTCAAATACGGGGACTACATACTGGCGCAACAGAGTAACCAGCTCAATGGGAAATCCATTCTCAAAAGTTTTAGTATTGAAGATTAA